In the Hemitrygon akajei chromosome 7, sHemAka1.3, whole genome shotgun sequence genome, one interval contains:
- the LOC140730971 gene encoding tubulin beta chain-like isoform X2 yields the protein MDVVRKEAEGCDCLQGFQLTHSLGGGSGAGMGTLILNKIREEYPDRMMLSFSVIPSPKVSDVVVEPYNALLSIHQLIENTDETFCIDNEALHDICFRTLKLTSPTYSDMNHLISATMSGVTTCLRFPGQLNADLRKLAVNMVPFPRLHFFVPGFVPLTSRGSQQYRALTVPELTKQMFDAKNLMAACNPQHGRYLTVAAIFRGRMSMKEVDEQMLNVQNKNSPYFVEWIPNNVKTAVCDIPPRGLRMAATFIGNTTAIQELFKRIGEQFSAMFRRKAFLHWYTGEGMDEFEFTDAEADVLDLITEYQYYQEVSIHEEPQYDDN from the coding sequence ATGGATGTGGTGCGGAAGGAGGCCGAGGGATGTGACTGTCTCCAGGGATTTCAGCTCACTCATTcactgggtggtggtagtggcgCTGGCATGGGCACTCTCATCCTTAACAAGATTCGTGAAGAATACCCTGACAGAATGATGCTGTCTTTCAGTGTTATTCCTTCACCCAAGGTATCAGATGTTGTGGTTGAACCCTATAATGCTCTCCTGTCAATTCACCAGCTCATTGAGAATACAGATGAAACATTTTGTATTGATAACGAAGCTCTACATGATATTTGTTTCCGAACTCTCAAGCTTACTTCTCCCACTTACAGTGACATGAACCATTTGATATCAGCCACCATGAGTGGTGTAACAACCTGTCTGCGTTTCCCTGGTCAGCTTAATGCTGACCTCCGTAAACTAGCAGTGAACATGGTCCCCTTCCCCCGTCTGCATTTTTTTGTGCCTGGCTTTGTTCCTCTAACCAGCCGAGGTAGCCAGCAGTACCGTGCCCTCACCGTACCCGAGCTGACCAAGCAGATGTTTGACGCTAAAAACTTGATGGCTGCCTGTAACCCTCAGCACGGCCGCTACCTGACCGTCGCCGCTATTTTCCGGGGCCGCATGTCCATGAAAGAGGTGGATGAACAAATGCTGAACGTGCAGAATAAAAACAGCCCCTATTTTGTGGAGTGGATCCCAAACAACGtcaagactgctgtgtgtgacatCCCACCCCGAGGACTCAGGATGGCAGCCACCTTCATTGGCAACACGACAGCCATCCAGGAGCTGTTCAAGCGCATCGGTGAGCAGTTTTCTGCCATGTTTCGCAGGAAAGCCTTTCTTCACTGGTACACAGGTGAGGGCATGGACGAGTTTGAATTCACTGATGCTGAGGCTGACGTGCTTGACCTGATAACTGAATATCAATATTACCAGGAGGTTAGCATTCATGAAGAGCCTCAGTATGACGATAATTAG